From Leishmania braziliensis MHOM/BR/75/M2904 complete genome, chromosome 35:
CCCGATGCTGTGCAGCATGGCAAAGAGATTGCTTTCCTGTAGCTTGCCGCGACCGCGGCTCGTCACGAAGCCGTCCCCGCTCACCTCTGTGACGCTGCCGTCGGCTTTGATTACGTTGCCTCTCACTTTCACGGCACCCTCCCACACGCTGGGCTGCGCAAGCCACGTGATCATCTCTTGATTCGCCAGTGTTGCCACCAGGCGTAGCTCAATGCGGCAACCATCGTGCGTTGGGCACTCGACGCGCCACCGCGTCGGGTACACGACGCCGGTTTCACTGCTCATGTAGGATTCGTCTGTCTCATCGATCATGGTGACGCCACTCGTGTGCTGGATAGCCTCCTTGCTCACCGCAGAGTGCACGGTGGCGTAGCATTTCGTGACGGTGCCCGTCTCCGCTGTCATGAAACGGGTAATGCTAACGCATTGGGCCTCCTCGTCGTATAGGCGAATGAGGCAGTGGTCGTGCAACGTGTGCTCCGTCTCCTCGGCAATGCGGCGGTTGCGAAGGGCTTGCACGATGCGCGCCTCTTCCATGCTGCGCGGCACCACCCCACCGAAGCTGTGTTCCATCCAAACACTACCACGAGTTACCTCCAAGTCGCGTGCCAGTTCGAGATTGTCTGACGCGCGTGTCACTCGCAGCGAGCCACTGAGCAGCCGAGTGTGGTGAAGGCAGTACGAGAACTCGTCGTCCTCCCAGTTGCCGGTGGAGACAACGCCATGTATGCCATCGAGTGCTGGCGGAACACTACGAGGCATGAACGTCAGATCAACAACGGCGCGCACCTCACGCGACAAGTCATTTTCCTCATGCTCGTTGCTTACGCCTTCGAGGTGGAGGCTGTACTTCGGGATGCGCAGCTGAGGTGCGCGACCCGCCGCGGACACGGTCGACTTTAGAGTATTCTTTCCGTATTGGACATCGAGCTCCGTCAGCCGTGTCGAAGCACCTTCGTCCAGCAGCTGGTCCGGCAGCACCAAATGCTCCCTACTAAACTgctccagcaccgcctgAAGCATAACAGGCTTATTTCGTATTGTCTTCTTGGCGATGAGCATCGAGAAGAGTGCCGGTGCACGGTCGCCTGAGGCGCAGAAACGGTAATACTTTTTGGTCTCGTGGTCCGTGATGGACCAGTTCACCACGCGTGCGTGGGTCAGCAGAGAGTCTTCCTTTGGCGGGTCGACATCACTGACGACGGCCATGGAGTGGAAGGTGGCGCAGAGAGCAAAGCGGTTTTGGGCCCCAAAGCGACTGCGCACCGTCCAGCGCTCTGTATGGCAATGCTCGTGTGCGCGATCGTGATCAAACAGCATCGACCACAGCGCGCTTGCCGACACTGACGGGTCTTTGCCACCGTCATTGCTAAGGTTAAATTGCGGCCACGAGTTGCGCAGACGCTCTTTCAGTGACTTCTCCTCCACAGACTCGTCCTCTAAacgttgccgctgcgtcggtgGCTCAACGACGGTCTCTCCGGCGGGAAAGTGCATTATTCCACCGATAATGCGCCGAGATATCGTGTCAGCAACTTGCGCCTACTCACCTGCTGTAGTTGGAGTCGTATCCTTCTTGCTCCCTCAGATAGACAGTTGACAGTGCCTCTCGTATGCCATGTCCACAGGAGCGATTAAGATGGCCTTGCCTCCGTCTCTGAGAAGTGCTGAGATCACAGAGCGCACGCAGGCACAACCCTTCGCGGCGTGTCAAGACGTGGacctttttctctccttggCAAGACCAAAAAATTAAGGCGATGTCCTCGTACGTTGGGGGTGGGAAAAGGGTCACAACAGAAGAGCAGCGGTAGCTCACGAGGGATGAGTGATGTATTAGACAGGTAAGAAGAACAGGAAGCCTTCTTAGCGCACGCTCACGCGTGCGTAGCTTGTTTTGGTGGTCGGTATCGGGGAGCGGTTAGGGGAGGATGGGGAGAAGCAtggtggagagaggaaaatGTAAGCGCTTTCGTCGATGGCATTGTTTGCTGTGATTGCTCCTTCTCAAAGCTCAGTATATCCTTCGTTTTCCGATATGGTCACTGTAGGCGAAACGACGCGCAGGCGACTGAAGTGAATGGGCTGATTAAGGCCTTCTGctttttgttgttggtgTTTTCCTCTTCGGTAAGCATGACTGCTCTCCTCGGTTCGTCGCCTCTGCGGTGTGGGCAAAGCGAGaaccagcacacacacgcacacacacacacatgcatgaAAACACCAATGCAAAGAGGGAGATATCAATAAATAAAGGTGAGGCAACGACAGCGGTAGGGGGAAACAATACGAGCAAAATCTGTAACATCGTGAGGTGCATTACTGTGTTGAGCAGAGTTCAAGTAACATCAACGCCAGATCACGGCGCACTCATCGGGGCGTGGTCTGGTCACGTTGGAAAGCAACTTCCACTCGCACAACCATGGCCCTTCCGTCGCCTTAGCGACAGTCCGTCTTTTCTTGTCCTGTCGAAGGTAAAGAAAATTCCCACTCACAATGGCTGGCGAGAATCAGAGACATGCGCATGCGCCCTGTGGTTTGACCGAAGTCTTCTCCTTCCCACCATTTCGCCTGCATCACTCACCTCGGGGTTTTTTTGTCTCATCTCTATTTCACCGGTGAAAAATGGTGCGACTTCCTCGAGTCTGGTCACACTGCACCCCATCCTCAACCTCTCCCTTGCCCACAGGCTCTGTATGTGGGCCTCTCGCTGTATTAAATATGGTATTATTACTTCGCCAGCACaccacacgcatgcgcacatatgcccctctcctcttctgtgcGAATTATTACACTCTCTGTCGCGCATGCGAACAAAGCATCACTGTGGGGTGAGGAAGAAAACTCTCtcaagagagaagagaaggagagaagaggcacgAGCCGAAAGAAAAAGTTGAAgtgaagggaggaggcggtgacgGAGGATAAAATTTGACAAGTCAAGAAGCGTTCCTGTTGtgctctcccttctcctttttcctctgtTGTCAGAGGAATGACAGAACacaagaaggaaagaaacgCCTCCGGCTGCTGAACGAGAGGCACAAATTAAAGAACAAAAAAATGGGAATGAACAATAACAAAGCCAAACGAGCACACACGAACACCGACACAGCGGGAGAAGCAAACGCGTGGGGCAATCCAGCATGGCTGCCTTCCAAGAAGGAAAGAATTACACATCTCCATTAATCAGTATACAGAAAGACACTTCAACACGAATTCGCGTTTCCTCTTTTCGTCTGTCAAAACAGCTCTCGCTTCCGCCTACGAACACCATTaagcgtacacacacacacacacgcccagcTGCACAGCTGAGCGATTGAACCCTTCAAAGGAAAGAATCCATGGGAGGAGGAACACGTCATTGATACGAATAAACTGCGCCAAAGCCTCCACTCAGATTTTCCATGAGACCACACTTATTTAAATAGTTAACTTGTCTATTCTGCTTTACAACAGAAGGTCTACCCCACTCTACCCCTAGCCTGGCACAGGGCCCATCGCGTCTTGCAAAGCAGCTGTAGAGCCACATCACAACAATGCACCGACAGTGCCACCTGAGCACGACCCCTGCCTCAGACCTcgcctttccccttcttccaaggtcgcctcacagccgcctcCAACATGCCGGTTGCCTCCCGGTACATCCtcctcggggtggctcaggctccccacgcgAGTAGGCAGGAGGAGACGCGTGAGATAAGTTCAACTCACGCTTATACTCTTCCCACTAAATGCGTAGTGCAAGCGTATTCAACGCCGCTGGTTGCTCCGACACACCGCCGTgcaggacctgaccgccagcaccagcagcgacgaggtgCACCGGCCTCCCCTCATCAGAGGTGCTTAACATTGTGGCCACCAGGTGTGGTTCGGTCTTGGCAGGAAtattggggggggggagctgcctggcttccTCACACAGAGTGAGGGGTGCGACACCCTGGTATACCACACACCGAGGCATCCCCTGACTTCAAGAGGGGAGTGTGActgagaggaagaaaagatAAAGAGaagcgtggaggaggtggtatCAAAGGTGCATGCACAGAGGTGAGCAGAAGTGCAGGAATTCGACAGAACTTTAGCACAAATCAAACGTGTAACTCCCGATTCCGACGCACAGGCCATGCACGGAGTGGGGAGCAAAGCtagagaggaaaggaaatCGATTTTCTTACGTTTCCGTGCATCCGCGTGCGTCGTCTATGCACTTCAACAATAtagggagaaaagagaaggggggacaAACGCATCGGAGGTGGGCACAGGGTTCGAACCAAAGATGTAGAcgacgaaagaaaaaaaggagaggtcAAAGGTATataacagcagcaccatccaTTGCAATCAAGAATAGCGAACGCACAAGCTcgttttttctccttttttcgcGATGAGCGTGGCGGTGAGCAGCGCACGACTCATTGTGTTTTATTTGCTTCCAACACTGCCCCTGTTGGTGCTTTTCTCGTCAGCGAAGAAGTGCACACGGTGAGTTACAGAAAAATAAACTTTGAAGGAGCAAGAAGGGCGAGTTAGACATAAGAAAGGCAGAACATACTGCCGTACTgtagaagggggggggagaggtatgagagagggaaggaagagagcgtgAGGAAGGGGATCCGATGGCGCCATCACCACTACCGTTTCTGCACCCACCAGCTGCACTCGCCTATCCGTTGTCATAGAGGGTCTTTACATGTTTGTGCGTCCATCGCGCTCTCTCGTTAACTTCGAGCGGTGACACGTGCTCACAGAAAACAAAAGGAGGAGCAAGAAAAAAGAACAAAACCCATCCCCCTCGACCACGCGCGTGgtccgcctcgctgcgctaATCAGCAGGACAACAGATTCTATTGTGGTGAGAAACAGTGTATCATCCTCGTATACCGGACTATGCGTCTCTGTGGAGATGCAGGTCTGTTCATGTTGTGGCTTACGTGACGCACATCAAACAGTcgtacacagacacacacacacacactatATTCGAAGGCAacagcggcggaggagggcacGAGGTacaaggagaggagaaaaggaaaggaaaaaggaggcaGCATCGATAGGTAGCAAAGAACAGCAAAAGAGCCGCGCATgtcttttttgttgttgttgttgccaGCAGCGTTGTGggcctttttctctctctttccttatTTTCTTGGGTGAACATGAAACGATCAAGGCGCTAGCGGAGGGAAATCAGAGAGCACAGCGAGCGGGGAGTAATCACGATACAAATAGTAGCCAATCACAAACAAAGAAACAAACACAgtagaagaaaaaagagaatgACGCATGCACTTCACTCTACTGATGCGCTATCATGTCGCTCCCCCGTGTCGTCTTCTCTCCGCTGTGTTCACACTTCTCCCAGCACAGGATAGCGATTGGATTGAGTACACAAGGAAGGCACAGGTAGAGGGCGATGAGATGGGGTAGGGCAACAGTAGCCCCTCGGGCACTTGCTCTTGACTCGTTGGCTTATAACTTCGCCCACTTCGACCGCTTCACGGCAGCGTTCCAGGCCTCCAGGCGTGCCTTGCGCACCTGCTTATCGGTCATGGTCGGACTCACCGTTTCACCACTCAGCTGCTCCTTGGCCGTCTTCTGGATCTCCTTGACAGACTTCCACACGCCGACGGCCAGACCAGCGCAAAGGGCGGCGCCAAGGGCGGTGGTCTCGGTGAGACGCGGCACGTAAAGATCCACACCCAGTATATCGGCCTGCATCTCCATGAGCAAGCGGCTACGCGTGAGGCCCCCGTCAACGCGCAGGCACTTGATCTCAACGCCGCTGTCCTCTTTCATAGCGAGCAGCACTGCGTTTACCTGCATCGAGATGGCCTCGAGGGCGGCGCGGATGATGTGAGACTTGTTTGTTTTGTATGTCATGCCCAAAAGGGTGCCACGAGCTGTCGGGTCCCAGTAAGGGGCGAGAAGCCCGCCAAAGGCCGGCACAAACACGACTCCGTCGGTGCCGCTTACTTGGCGGGCGATGTTATCGATCTCCCTCGGGTGACTGTAGAAGTTGAGGTTTGACCGCATCCACTCCATcgtggcaccggcgccggcaATGGAGCCCTCCAGGGCAAATTTGGCCGACTCCGTGCCCAGTTTGTAGGCGATAGTGCCGAGCAGACCATTCTTCGAGAACTGCGGCTCTGTTCCCACGTTCATGAGCATGAAGCAGCCCGTTCCATACGTGTTCTTGGCATCACCCTTGTGCAAACCCATGTGGCCAAATAAGGCGCTCTGCTGATCACCAATGCAGCCCGCCACGGGCGTCGGCACGCCGAGCGCGTCACGGATGCCGTAGTCGTTGGCCGTGACATCGCAGTATcgctcgctgttgctgcgaaTCGCCGGCAGTGCCGTGCGCGGAATGTCAAGCTTCTCGCAGAGCTCGTCGCACCACTGCTGTGTGCTCAGATTCATGAGGAAGGTGCGGCTGGCATTCGACACATCCGTCACAAACACCTTGCCCTCACTCAGCTTCCACAGAAGCCATGACTCGATGGTGCCAAGGAGGAGCATGTTGCTCTTGCGCGCGGCGGCTACGGCCGGCACATTTTCCAGCATCCAGCGGAACTTGAAGGCAGTGAAGTAGGTGCTGACCGGCAGACCAGTGATATGGGCGGCGAAGTTGTGGTCGCCGCCACCAAAATCCTTCGCAATGCGGTTGCTCACCTCATAGGTACGCGCGTCACTCCACACGATGGCGTTGCAGAGCGGCTTCCCAGTCTGGCGGTCCCAGGCGACACCCGTCTCACGCTGGTTTGTGATCCCTATGGCTGACACCTTGTCAAACTTGGGGTCCTTTGCGCGCAGCTTCTTCACCGCCTCtgcgaggcagaggcagcagttCCTGTAGATTTCCTCCGGGTCGTGCTCCAGCCACCCAGGCTGTGGTGTGATCTGCTCGTGGGCAAGCTGGTGTTCCGAGAGAATGGAAAACTTTTCATCGAAGATGATGCACcggctggaggtggtgcccTGGTCAATAGAAGCAACGTATGGCATTTTTTctgccgtgtgtgtgtgtgtgttgtgttcGCTTTTCACAACTATAAAATGTTGAAGTACGAGCACTGGCTTCAGCTCGAAGTACAGGCGTAGGGTAGGGGCGTACGTGTCTGCCAacgtgcctgtgcgtgtgaggcAGCTTTCTTGGCTGTTTGAATAAGGAATACAAACAAACAAGAACGCCTGCGAAGAGACGGCAACGGGAGCGACTcacggcagaggaggcgatAACGAAAAAGGAAACACTAAGAGCGAGACTTAGGGGaaaagcagcggcacaggaAGACACAGAGGATGCGGGGTACtcggcgtgggtgggtgtgcagaGGAAGGCACagaacgaaaacaaaaagaagaacAGAGGTGTGTGCCCACAGGAGAGTGCCGTACACGTGAGAGGGACAAAGgatagggagggggagtgagaAGGCCGCTGAATGGGAGTTAATGATGCTCCCCCGTAGAGAggtttttcttttcggaGGTCATTGTTGGATGCCAAGGTAGACAAACATATACATATGGAGGTGAAGGTGTGAATGCGCGTGAGAGCAGTGGTGAGGAAGACAAGAGTAGTAGAAGAATGAGAAGTACTGTGCTCAATGAGGGAAAGTGTAAGAAGCCATGTAGAGAGCTGCTCTTCcttgctgccgttgctgtgaACCGGTTCCCTTGGTGGAAACTTCATCCACTGCGAAGTGAGCACTGTAGTAGGAGCGGAAGCGTCACCCGAAGTGTCGAGTATCCACTGAGTCAGCAGTCCACCTGTGCCTCATGATGACAAAGACGCTTTGCGCTGGGTTTTCTTTTACGGGGTTGTACAATCATTGTATGACTCAGCTGGCGCGACAATGggccctccccctctcaccaGAAGTTTCACTGAGAACGTACCCGTGGTGAACAGAGCAACACAGAGGTGAGACACAGGCAAATGGCACGCCACGCgacggcagaggagagagcacaCGCTACCTTCCTCTACTCGAATCAGGtgtcctctccctcaccgtCGACCCAGCAGCTGCGATATCTTGCTCAAGCATACTAACCCAACACGAAGTGACTAGCTGATGGGGAAATGTGACAGCAGTGGGAAGCGACAAGAGCGTATTTTGGCAGGACCTGTGCGTTATCAGGCGCACGGCAAAGGTGAAAAGTCGCAAGCCCGAGAGCCACAGCAGTGTCAACGTGCTACACAATAAtgggcgcctctctctctctctatcgcCGCCTACCACCCTTCGTGTAAGGCCATATCGACGTGCGAGGAGCCCACTCCTCTTGCTTGCTTGCACACttcaaaaaaaaacaaaagacCACCAAGTCGACTTCCAGCTCGAGGCATGCACAGCTCAATCAGTGTACCCTCTGTGGTGCATGTTCCACTCTCAGTGAaagaggcagcagaggcaccacAGAGGGTCGCTTCCACGGTCAGGACACGGTGCGTCATGAGTATTTGTCCGACTCAGTGTCGAATTTGTGTTAAACGTGGATCATCCCTTTAAGCGGTGCAAGCCAAGAGCTGAAGACGAGACACATGGTGTGCGCTTGCAAGCGCACCCGAGAAACTGCAAGCGCATACAAGAGAGCTGCAATCATTGCGATGGCATTGAATTGCGTTTAAGCCCCCGCAATTTTCCGCTTATCTCACGTGTACACCACGAAGAGCagcgagtgagagagagagagagagacaagatGGCAATCATCTAGTTGATCACGGCTCATGTGCCTCGCTATGGGAAAAGAAGCCGAATTATCACCACACACATGTTTGCCACAAAGTGAGCCTGCCCCCACCATCCACTCAGAGTGCTGTCAGTGTACCCTCTGTGGTGCATGTTCCACTTTCAGTGAaagaggcagcagaggcaccacAGAGGGTCGCTTCCACGGTCAGGACACGGTGCGTCATGAGTATTTGTCCGACTCAGTGTCGAATTTGTGTTAAACGTGGATCATCCCTCAGCACCATCTGTCGCAAGCAAATACATTCACCTTCACTTGTTACAAGGCGCATTCCTTCACACTGCAATACTCACGGTTGACGATGCACGTACCTAGTCACACTTCTTACGGCTAGCGTTTGAATGCAAAGTACAgccagagctgctgctaTGATTGCCAAGCTGGTGTGACAGAAGTCTCTAAAGATGTGCCCctcaccgccagcagcataCGTAGCCCATCCCCTCTTCAGCACTTTCATTGAGAGCGTGGTAACGCCACTTTCGCTCTGGCTGCCGCATACGCGCCTCTCcggccctcctctctctacACAAAACACACCGCTTCGGATTGGCAATTTGTTGTGGATGGGTGCAGGCCTTCTCGTGTGCTCTGCGGTCATACTGCTTACGGCTTGCGTTGTACGCCAAATGGCAATCAGCGATCTTTCTTGATGAGAAACAACAAAAGTGAGATTAAATCATGCAGGCACAAACCATcacacagccacagccacatccacacacatgcacgacCACCCCAAGCTCGCACTAATATGCCGTGCTTCCTCTGATGAAGCACAGCCTCCTGCACGTGACGGCAATACTGAAAAAGTGCTTGCACACATCACACGCTAGACAGTCGTGTCATTCCTGAGCGGATGCCAAAAGGTCAGGTACGTAACACACGTATGACGTACGattctgcccccccccccccaataGGCCACGAAATAAATATATGAAGATGGCAGAAACGACCACAGAAATCGACAGCGcacaagaaagagaagacgagtTTTTCTTTCGTCGTTGCAGGGATGGGAGAATCGATTCCCATGGGACATgtacggcggcggcaacagagggaaaagaggcagTCACGTCGTGAATGTCACTCACGAAAATCTGCATGGCTtgaagaagaggcagagagacaaACGAGCAACTCTCTGACCTGAACATGCCTCATCACTCCTGGATTCAAGAACTATGGCGGGCGCAGTGGGCTTCCATCCTAGCACGGGCACAATCTGCACCGTGTAATAGCAAGGAATTCAGTGATGcattccttttctctcctcttcgttttAGAGCGGGTCCATTTACCGTCAATTTACACTGAGCAGGGtggcagaagagaagggtAGTAGGGGAAGTcggaagggaaaaagaaacagaTGGATTTCGGAGCCTCGAACACGTGGCCGAAGCAACAGCGCAAATGCTCCAGcagaccacacacacaccgcacacaccgtcgtcgtcgtcgtcgaaTCAACAATGTCTTCACATTGAGCTTCCCTCGCACTTCACACAAGCAAAACGCTCATCTCTgggcaaaacaaaacaaaacgaaAGACAAAGAAGGGTGGCCTCGTGAAGGTGAAGGCGAACACGCGCGCGTCTCGTGGCGTAGACAACCACACGCAGCACACGTGTAGAAAGCCGAGAACACATCCGCTGTGAGGCGCAAAAGAGGAATGCGCCTCACAGCTTCATGGATTCAAGCGGCACTGAAAGGTCCTTCACCGGCAGCTCACCACCCGTGAGAAGGGAGCGCTTCTGTAGTACCCTTTCCTTCAAGTCCTTCTCCCGTTGGGCCACCAGCAGTGGTTGAAGCTCAGACTTGCCAGTGACGGTGACGCGCTGGCACATGCCTGTCTGCCCAAAACGCAGGTTGCGCAGTGCCGCCAGGCACGTGGTTTTCGCCTTCGTCGAACCCTTGTCCATATCTGTGTACTCAATAAACGTCCACTTGGTCGTGCTAGGGCTGTTGGCCGCGATGCAACTCAGCCCCTTCGCCACGAGAGCGCCAGCGTAGCCGGCATCcggtgccgaccacggcgcCTCTCGAATCGCctgctccagctccttctcAATAGCACCGTAATGGTGCGTGCGGCTCTCCGAGTTGAACTCACGCAAGATCGGGCACCGCTTTGAgatctccgcctccctcatGTATTGGTGGCTGAAGCGTGTCGAAACGACCTTGCGCGACGCAACGGCCTCTGGGTCGTAGACAAACATGAACTCCCGAAAGTCCTCAAACTTTCGTTGCGTAGCACGGCGGTAGTATGACTCTTCGCGGATGCGGAGTGCATCGATCTGTTGCTCTCGAGAGTCTGGTAGTGCACTGTACTTTTCACTCAACGCCTTAtccacctccagcggcaTCGAAGGGGGCAGACCCTCATCCATGTTCTTCAGCCGACGTCGCTTCTCGGTGAGCATGCAGTTGATCGTGTGGTAGCGCTCAACGCTGTAAAGCAGAACGAGCACCACCGTCCCAATCGAGATGGCAATCTCCGACCCCTTGAGAAACGCAACCAGTTCGTGAAAAAAACTACGCTTTACGCCCTGCTGTCGACGGTCGCGGTCCTCGGCGGCCCAGCGCTCCCGCTCCCGCTGCTCATTCGCCTTGCGCACCCGCTCGTTGCGCTCCGCCCAGAAGGCGCCGCCGGTCGGGGTCTCTGATTTCTTCGCTTGGCGGAACCCCGAGGACGATGggcctctctcctcgtctCTAGCGCTTCTTCCGCTAGACGACTGGCGGTACTCCGCGCGCAGCAAGCGGTAAGCGGCATTGATCTCACGGAACTTAATGGGATCGCCGTGCTCGACATCTGGATGGTACTTCTTGGTGAGCTCGTAAAAGCGCTGTCGAACCTCCTCGAATGGTGTTCCCGGGGCAACCCCGAGCACTTGGTGAGGGCTGAGCAGCCTACTGGGATCACTGGGGGTGGTGAGACAGAGAAGGGCGCGGCGGAACATCGTCAGCAAAGAAGGCGCAGACGAagaggcgaaaaaaaaaaagctgaaAGAGATCCGTGAAAAGGGTACGATAGAGGAACAaagcggagaaagagaagagtggACACTTGTGGAgcacgaaagaaaaaaaaaagcgcggaaaggagaaaataGGAAGAAGTGATGTGCTGAAGCCCGTATCGCTCCCTAATAAggtgcgtgcatgtgtgtgtgtggggaggggggtgcgcgGGGTATAAGGgggctctctctttctcgagACGTTGAGAAGCGTGACTGCAGGTGTTTTGTGAGCCGccgagaaggaaaggaaaacaaaatgCGAATCAAACTAAAACAATTCAACacgggggagaaggaaaaagagtgAAGAGGGTGACTTCAGGGCAAcgcaaggagaagaaagggcGAAAGACATCACTAAAAGAAATGTGACGAAGCACGAGC
This genomic window contains:
- a CDS encoding putative glycerol kinase, glycosomal; the protein is MPYVASIDQGTTSSRCIIFDEKFSILSEHQLAHEQITPQPGWLEHDPEEIYRNCCLCLAEAVKKLRAKDPKFDKVSAIGITNQRETGVAWDRQTGKPLCNAIVWSDARTYEVSNRIAKDFGGGDHNFAAHITGLPVSTYFTAFKFRWMLENVPAVAAARKSNMLLLGTIESWLLWKLSEGKVFVTDVSNASRTFLMNLSTQQWCDELCEKLDIPRTALPAIRSNSERYCDVTANDYGIRDALGVPTPVAGCIGDQQSALFGHMGLHKGDAKNTYGTGCFMLMNVGTEPQFSKNGLLGTIAYKLGTESAKFALEGSIAGAGATMEWMRSNLNFYSHPREIDNIARQVSGTDGVVFVPAFGGLLAPYWDPTARGTLLGMTYKTNKSHIIRAALEAISMQVNAVLLAMKEDSGVEIKCLRVDGGLTRSRLLMEMQADILGVDLYVPRLTETTALGAALCAGLAVGVWKSVKEIQKTAKEQLSGETVSPTMTDKQVRKARLEAWNAAVKRSKWAKL